TTTCACTTGTTGATCACGTAGGCGCTCCTCCCGCGATGGTTCTGCGCGTGAAGGTGCCTCATTGGTTCTTTTAGAAGCAGCGGCCAATGTTCCTACCGGCGATGTATCCTTGGTTAAGTGCTCCTGCCGGCTTTGCTCAGCCACGGCTTTGGCAGCTTCGACTTCAGCCCTTAAATCGACGGCAGCAGCTGTCGTGTTGGCTACTGGAGGTGTGCTGCTCGGTTCCGTTGGAACAGGTGACCCTTCCGCACTTTCCTCACCCGGATTCTGGGAACCAGCAACGACTTCTGCCGCCTGCTGCTTCACTTGGATGTGCTGGCGTTCCAGTAGCCGTTTCTTGGCTGCTGCGCGCTGCATATCAAACTGTCGGCTCAAGTTGTCTTCTACTTGCTCACGCGTACGGGCCAATTCCTGCAAGCGCCGCTCTGCCTGCTGACGGTCAGCCTTCAACTCCCGCTCTATTTGCGGCGTCACTACGCCTTCAGCATCTTCAAAAACCGAAATAGGTTGGATGGGGAAATCTCCTGGCTCAATTTCTCGCTGTATCTGGGCCTGAAAGAAGCTCATAGGTGTTTCCACAGTTTGGCCGATGAACTCCCCTTGTTGCAGCGTATAGGCATCCTGCACGCGTACGACTTGGCGCTCCTGCACACTCACACTCTGGCTCACGTTACGCCCGCCCCCTACCTTCCCACCTCCCATACTTTTGCCAGCAGAGACGGAAACCATTTCCACATCCTCTTTGCCGACCATGTCAGAGACCAGTTTGGCTGTTTCCGCCGAATTAATCTTGCCGAAAAACTGATTATTAAGGTTGCTGATTAGTACCTGCGTTTTGTCTTTTCCATAGGCATCAACCATCTGTGCCACGTCCTGCGTCATGTACAGCATGGCGACTTTGTTGCTTCGGGCCGTGGCTGGAATCACCTCCAGACCGGGGACATAGATGGTTGCGCCCTCATCGATAAGAACAAATGAAGGGTGTTTATTCTGCTGATTCATCAGCTTCAGGGCTACCGCTATGATGCAGCTGATAACGGGGGAAAAGGTCCGAGCTAGGGTAGGATCATTACCGATGGTCAGGATAGTGGGGTTTGCAGGGTTGTTCAGATCAAGCGAGAAACCTTCACCCCGGGCTTCGTCTGGAGAAAGCACCCAGCTAATTTCTGGCGTAGCTAATCTAGCCAGGGCAATCTGTAAAGAGGAAATAATGCCAGCTACTTGTTTTTCCGCCTTTTGTTCAACAGCAGTAATAATACTTTGCACCAAGGCCTGACTTCTGGGATCGGTTTTTAACATACTCAGCACGTGCGTAAAATCCTCATATACTGCAATAGCTACAACATGCGGTACTGTGCATAAGGCAGGAAAATTATTCTTTAAGAACCAGATAATACCCGTCAAGTAAGCTTCGGCGCTTAGTTCAAAGAAATTATCACCTCCTTTTGCGCCGCCAGGATTTAAGTTATTAAGAATTGTTTTAGCATACTCCATTGCATATGCGGGCATAGGCATATCCTGTGGGCGTAAAGGATTAATTTTTTCCGTACGCTCCATATCAATAAAATTGATGACGCGGTGCAGTAATGGTTTTTCTAATTCACCGGCATAAATCAAGGATTTCTGTGCAGCACTAGCTAATACTGGAAATTTAAAATCATATATCAATCCGCACATACCTTTCTTGACGAATTGCTCCAAAAATGGCTCGCCAATTGAAAACGTTTTACCTGCTCCGGCCCCACCTAAAACTAGTGTTCCACGGAATGGATTTGGTACGTTCACGAACTGGTTTCCTTCGGCTTGCAGCACAATGCCATACTCAGTATCTCGTCGCACCTTTTCCGCCTGCAGCCGGCCACCGATGTGCTTGGTTGCAGCTCGCAGCTGGCCAGCGATAAAGCCACAGCCCAGTACCAGGGCACTAGCGATAGGATAACCAGTCGTAAGCAATTCGCCGTGGCAATAGCCCATCAGAAGCAGCATGACGCTTCCAAACGCCAGTACCGCGCATAGTATCACGACAGGCATTTCCACATCTTTTGGTTTACGTGGGATCTTCCGGGGAGCCCCAATTTTAGGCGGTGCAGGAGTCTGCACGAAGATCAGTGCAATAGATACCATGATTAGAATAGCACGGGCTGCTAGGCCCACCTGCATATCGACGGCTTGGCCACCAATATCGGCCACCTTATTGCCCATGCCTTCCATAGGGTCTCCGCTGCTGTCACTGCCGCTAACGGCACCAAAAATATCTATTGGAGCACCAGGCTCAGGTTTAATTGGCTTAGGTGGATTAGGGGCTGCTGGTTTGGCGGCTTTCTTTGCGGCCGCCGCTGATGTTGTGGCCTTAGCCTTAGGCTTATCCCGGTCTGTAAGAACGTAGTACTCCCCGCCTAATAAGAGGAGCAGTAGAACCAAACCGATAAGCGACGCATTGCCACCGCTACCTGGGGGCCTGGCAGTCGGTGTACTGGGTGCAGTGGACATATAATGTGGATGTTGGTGGATTAGCTTTTTGAGAATGCCCCCGAAAGCTACCAAAATTCAACCTCTATGCAATTAAATTTAATCGCGCTCTTCGTCACCCCGCACGTCCTGCGTATAGCCCTGAGTGCTTAGAGCACGTCCTAAATCATGACCTATTCCGGCTGCAGTTTGGGCAGTTGAGGGCTGGTATGATCGCGCTGTTCTGGCACCAGCACGCGCGTAAACAGGGGGAGTATGCCCCGGTAGTTGTCCCCCGAGCGAAGGTGATCTAGGTAAGGCAGGAGAAGTTCGCTGGTCAGAATCTAACTTGTTCTCTGCTCGGGGAACACGCCCGGTTCGCAGAAATTCATACGGCTCGCGGATGTGTTTGGGCCCCTGAGCCTCCCGGCCAATGCGGTTTAAGCGCCCATAAAAAGCCTTGCTGTAGTCCTGCTCCCGGGCCATTTGCAGCACCACATGATGCACTAACTGTTCCTTATCGGGGAGCTTTTTATTCAGCCGTTCGACTTGCTCCAGGAGCCGCTTATCCCGCTGCTGGTTCTCGGCAATGGTATTGGCGGCCGTCTTGGCATCTTTGCCAGTACGCAAAAACTCATAGGGCAGATCGTGGTACCGCTGCTTCTGGGCCTCCCTGCCCAGCTGGCCTAGCCGGCCATAAAAAGCCTTGCTGTAGTCCAGTTTTCGCGCGGCTTCGAGCACGTTGTTATGCATCAACTGCCGGTCAGCCGGGAGTTGTTTATTCACCTTATCCACCTGGTTGAATAGCTGCTTATCGCGCAGATCATCCCCTGTTCGGGTGATCTTTTCCCCCTGCTTCCCGGCTCCATTGGGGCCACTTCTGCCGTCCTTCGCGGCGGCTTTACGCCGGATGGAGTCGGCCATTTCCTCAGCCGTTTGTCGCCCGCGCCGCCCGCGTGTGGGTCCCTGCTGCTCCTCGTTTCCTCTGGCTCCAGCGGCCAAATGACCCTCGCGACTGACCTGTTTTAGGGGATCAAACTGGTCCTCGAAGGCCACATTTCCTTTGGCCATAAACGTGACGCGGTTGAAGCGCGCTGCACTCCCCCAAGGGTTCAGGGTAACTTTTTGCTCTTTGTCCCGAGCCGAAACTGTAATATGAATATGGGTCTGTGGCCCTTCTTTTATTTGTCCGCTGGGGGCGCCGTCGTGGCCCCGATGCTTGCGTTCGTTATGCTGCGTCGCTACCCACACCAGGTCTTTTTCGCTCAGGGGCTGCCCTGATTTGGTGCTGAAATTGGCGGCATATTCCTGCATTACCCGGGCCGTATAGGCCTGTAACTTTTGCGGATCGTGGCCGATATGTTCCAGCTCCTGGGCACTGGGACTGATCACAATAGAATGAAACTTATCCTCCTCTTTGCGCAACCCTTTACGGTTGGTATCGATGAGCTGTACGGCTTCATTGCCGCTTATATCGGTCCGGTCTGCATTGAAAAAGATGGCTTGCTCGCCTGTTGCTTTTGCTTCTTTCTCCAGATAGTTCGTTACGCGCCTGGCGCTTCCTTTATTGGTATATGCCTTCTTTCCGTGAATAGCCGGGTTGATAATAAAGATGTACATGGGGGCGTAGTAGATGCCTAAAACGTCTCTGGCGAAGGTGTCTTGGGCTCTGTTTCGACAGCCGCCTTCGCCGCTTTCGGGTCTGCTTTACCGGTTAGATTCGGCCGTTCTGGCACCGGCGTGAGTGGGGGTGCGTTCTTGCCCGCTGGTAGCGGCGGAATGAGTTTGCTGATGAACGCATCGAGGCGTTGCTTCATGTCGGCATCCCGGCGCTGGTTGAATTCCTGGTGCTTACTGGGGTACTCGCTCAGGTCCCGGCCCAGCACTTTCAGCATGATCTGCTCGCCCAGGCGCCGTCCGTATAGGGCCTCCACGTTGGTCAATAACAGCTCCCGCATAAGCGGCAGCAGGAACAGTTCCTCCTGGTCGCTGAGGTGTTCATGCACGTGGCTGGCCTGCGTTTCGAGGTACGAAAACAAGCTCTTTTCGTGACCGCGCAGGAAGCCAAACAGGTCCCGGTGCAAGTACTCGGCCGAGCGGTTCACGTTCTTTTCGTGCTGGGTCAACCAGCCAAAGAGTCGGTTACCGAGCTTGACGACCAGCTCCTCCACTTCCCCTAACCGACGTTGAATGGCAATGCCTTCGCGCTCCTGATTCTTCATCGGGTCCAGTCCCCGCTCGGCAAAATAGCGGATGCACGACGAGCCGTATTCGGCCGCCGTGACGCCAAACTCCGCCGCGCTTTCCAGCAGTAACCGATGCGCTTCTACGCTCACGGTAATGTGCCGACGTCCTCCAGAGGTGCGACGTTTCTTGGCTTTTTTGGCGGCGTCTGGGAGAGTGGTTTCTTTTGCCGTTTCTTCTGCCATAAAGGACAAAGGTTTAACTTTATGTACGCTGATTTTGAGTAAATTGCAGGTGAAAAGTATGCAATTAAATTTAATATCATACAATATGGCCAGAGTATGACCAAAAATTCGGGTAGGTGTTAACACGTAACAGCTACGCTATCAGTTATTTAATGGCTTTTGTTAACAGAAAATCTCTGATTTTCGTTCTAAATCACTGACTACCATCGCTTTAGCGTGGAGTATGTGATGCCCCTCTTGCTAACTATCGTTAGCGCTTCTGCTAAGCGACTATTTGCGGGCTAATGTTACTTGCGTGACGACCTCCAAATGGCTTATAAAACCTATTAGTTTGCTATTCCCAGGAAAGTGCTCCAGTCGTCTGCTCACTTACTACTCGTGACTGCGCTACTGGTCCTAGATCATCTATCTCCAGGGTACCTGATTTTGGCCAATTTCCCCTCAGCACTGTTCTTGGTTCCCTAGTGGCCTTAGTACCTGCAGCTGCTCCTTGCTGCACCATGAGCTGGTGTGCTGTTTGCCGGCTCTACCGGGCCAGGTATAAGCAGCATCATTACTGTCCGGTTACTTCTAATCTGCTCGACTATCGTTTCGTGCATCTGTACGCCCACTCTTCTCTCTCATGCTCGCGTCCAGGTACGTGTGAGTAGGAGTACGAATCTCATCTGACCCAGCAGTGACTGACGGATCTGGTGTCATAGTTCACGGATGAAATGTCATAGTTGCGGTTTTACTCAATCCCAGCTGCTGGCTATTGCTGTGAATCTCACCCGATGTCGATCTTCTATTGGCCATCAGAGTGCAGTACCTAGCGGTCGCTAACGGTGAAATATTCATTATTCCTGCCTTAGTCAATTTTGCGCGTGTATGAGATTCAGCGTGTACGTGCCTTTGCCTTAGCACATGTACGCGTGTGACCGCACATGGCTCGTTCCTCCAGAAGCTGCGCCTTGCTTATTCTGAAAAGCATACTCTATCAAATTCATTGGGATCAGGGTATATAGGATCTTTACTAGGTTAGCACAAAATGGATTTCCAGCTTTCAGTGGGTCGCCTCAGTGTGGCTTATACTACCTCTGTGTAATTCGTAGGATCTCTGGATATGTCATAGCAGTTAAGTAACTCGACACCACTACCCGATCTTCGAATAGTAGTCTTCTTCATTCAAATCACCTCACGTGCATGCCTGCGCGCTTGCGTGGGTATACATGCGCGTGCGTGTATGTGTGTGTGCGTACCTGCGACCGTAGCTTGAGCTAAATCAGTAGAGTTGGTTTTTCGGAATTAGCATATACATCACATATTGAACAAGCAGCATAAACACAGATTTTATGCAAGTACATTTTAGTCTAAATCCGCATATCCCAAATTATCCGGTTTGTACTTTTATAGACTTTCATTCCTATCCTGCTTTGGAGCTTGTTATCACTCTCTAATTTTGTACTTACTACTCTTCCGATAAATCACTCGCATGTCCTCATATGCGCACGCGGACGTATGTACTCCTGGTCGCATACACTTAAAGGCACTAGTAGCCCTGGACCATCAGATTCAATTTTTGCCTTACCTTGGCCCCGTCTTCCTGACCTACTTCCTCATTTCGTTAGTCTCTAAGTTCTCACTGTCATGGATAACCCAGATTCTGCCCCCGAGTCAACTTCCGCCCAAACATCTACCGACACGGCAGCCTCTACCGACGCGCACGCACCTGTGAGCGCACCTGCTGACACATCTGCCCGTACAAACCCGACATCCCGAAAGAAGCAGGCTACTCCTTCAGCTCCAGCTGCAGTTGAACGAGTCGGCCCAGCCTACCGTCTAACTCAGAACCACGATTGGGGTATCCGCTACGCTGCTCTCATGCTCGAAACCCAGGATGGCCAACGACGCTCGCAGCAGGATCTGGTAGACCAGGCCGTTCGGGAATTGCTGGAGCGCATGAAGAAAAAGGGCATAATCTTTCCCGATCAGGTGGTGATCTAACTCCTGGGTCCACTGATGCTCCCTTAAGCCCGGTTTTGCCTATGGCAGAGCCGGGCATTCTTTTTGCGCGTTTTCCTGCCCTCTATTGCACGATCTACTCAGCTGCGTCCCCTTGTGTACGGATAGCTGTGATTATTCAGCCTGACGAAGAAAACGAGCCTTCCTGAGCATTTCATTATCCGGCGTCCTGGCCAGTATGTCGCATGGCTGATAATTCGCTTCTTTATCAGTTATGTATAGTTATAGATAATATTAAAATAGTGCAATCCCCTAATCTGTTCTGGCGCCGTTTGTTTTGTTCGCTTCGCTTTGCTCCGCTGGTGTTTTCCCCCCTTTGAAAGCTTTTCTCTTGCGCGAAACACAACTTTGTGAGATTTGTAAGTATTTGTCTTATTTGTAGGGGCTTGTAAGGTATTGATTATTAATAATATGGAAGGTCGAACTATGACATTTCATCCGTGAACTATAGGCATCTCATCCGTGAACTATGACATTTCATCCGTGAACTA
Above is a window of Hymenobacter sp. J193 DNA encoding:
- a CDS encoding DUF5712 family protein, with translation MYIFIINPAIHGKKAYTNKGSARRVTNYLEKEAKATGEQAIFFNADRTDISGNEAVQLIDTNRKGLRKEEDKFHSIVISPSAQELEHIGHDPQKLQAYTARVMQEYAANFSTKSGQPLSEKDLVWVATQHNERKHRGHDGAPSGQIKEGPQTHIHITVSARDKEQKVTLNPWGSAARFNRVTFMAKGNVAFEDQFDPLKQVSREGHLAAGARGNEEQQGPTRGRRGRQTAEEMADSIRRKAAAKDGRSGPNGAGKQGEKITRTGDDLRDKQLFNQVDKVNKQLPADRQLMHNNVLEAARKLDYSKAFYGRLGQLGREAQKQRYHDLPYEFLRTGKDAKTAANTIAENQQRDKRLLEQVERLNKKLPDKEQLVHHVVLQMAREQDYSKAFYGRLNRIGREAQGPKHIREPYEFLRTGRVPRAENKLDSDQRTSPALPRSPSLGGQLPGHTPPVYARAGARTARSYQPSTAQTAAGIGHDLGRALSTQGYTQDVRGDEERD
- a CDS encoding TraM recognition domain-containing protein, which gives rise to MSTAPSTPTARPPGSGGNASLIGLVLLLLLLGGEYYVLTDRDKPKAKATTSAAAAKKAAKPAAPNPPKPIKPEPGAPIDIFGAVSGSDSSGDPMEGMGNKVADIGGQAVDMQVGLAARAILIMVSIALIFVQTPAPPKIGAPRKIPRKPKDVEMPVVILCAVLAFGSVMLLLMGYCHGELLTTGYPIASALVLGCGFIAGQLRAATKHIGGRLQAEKVRRDTEYGIVLQAEGNQFVNVPNPFRGTLVLGGAGAGKTFSIGEPFLEQFVKKGMCGLIYDFKFPVLASAAQKSLIYAGELEKPLLHRVINFIDMERTEKINPLRPQDMPMPAYAMEYAKTILNNLNPGGAKGGDNFFELSAEAYLTGIIWFLKNNFPALCTVPHVVAIAVYEDFTHVLSMLKTDPRSQALVQSIITAVEQKAEKQVAGIISSLQIALARLATPEISWVLSPDEARGEGFSLDLNNPANPTILTIGNDPTLARTFSPVISCIIAVALKLMNQQNKHPSFVLIDEGATIYVPGLEVIPATARSNKVAMLYMTQDVAQMVDAYGKDKTQVLISNLNNQFFGKINSAETAKLVSDMVGKEDVEMVSVSAGKSMGGGKVGGGRNVSQSVSVQERQVVRVQDAYTLQQGEFIGQTVETPMSFFQAQIQREIEPGDFPIQPISVFEDAEGVVTPQIERELKADRQQAERRLQELARTREQVEDNLSRQFDMQRAAAKKRLLERQHIQVKQQAAEVVAGSQNPGEESAEGSPVPTEPSSTPPVANTTAAAVDLRAEVEAAKAVAEQSRQEHLTKDTSPVGTLAAASKRTNEAPSRAEPSREERLRDQQVKAQKAQLERLQKAENKPSDSPMQRMIEANHQKIYREVTELIAGIDPATRLPRFPNTLRPKNQVPTPADLGEY